DNA from Numida meleagris isolate 19003 breed g44 Domestic line chromosome 24, NumMel1.0, whole genome shotgun sequence:
CCCCGCAGtctgtttttccccttcactCATCCACCACCTGTCATCCCTCCCGAGAGCCGGGAGGAGCAGCTTCCACCTTCTCCCAGAGCCACTCTGAAGCTCTGTCTCTATCACCANNNNNNNNNNNNNNNNNNNNNNNNNNNNNNNNNNNNNNNNNNNNNNNNNNNNNNNNNNNNNNNNNNNNNNNNNNNNNNNNNNNNNNNNNNNNNNNNNNNNNNNNNNNNNNNNNNNNNNNNNNNNNNNNNNNNNNNNNNNNNNNNNNNNNNNNNNNNNNNNNNNNNNNNNNNNNNNNNNNNNNNNNNNNNNNNNNNNNNNNNNNNNNNNNNNNNNNNNNNNNNNNNNNNNNNNNNNNNNNNNNNNNNNNNNNNNNNNNNNNNNATCCCCTTCCCCATTCCCTTCTCATTCcctgtcccagccctgcccccATCCCCAGGCCACCACCACGGAGCAATGGGGGCACAGCCATGTCCGTGCTTCCCCCCTTCCCCATCCTGAGcccttctctctgttttgcagCTCGGCTCTGACACCTGACGGCCCCCGGCCCGGCTCAGCTGCACGGGAGCTGCcgatgtttgtgtttttgttgtatttttatgcGTCCTGCCCTTCTCTCGGTTTACTGTCATCACCCCTCCAGCGAGGAAAAGAGAAACGCTCCGAAATCGTGCAGAGACGCCGtgtgatgaggaggaggaggaggagagccaGCGGGGCTGCGCTGTGAGCCAAAGGCCCCGTCCCAGCGAAATCACTTCGCCCCGCTCCATCCTCAGCCCAACGTCTGTCCGTCCTTCCATCCGCGCCCACCATGCTCAACTCGGAGCAGACGGAGCTCGACCTCCCGCCCGCGCACTCCGAGCCCGAATCCGTCTTCAGCGACTGCGGCCGCGTGGGCAGCGCCGAGGAATCCGGCGTCTCCCtgtgcccgcagccccgcggggCTGAGCAGGCGGAGGCGGTGAAGAAGGACCTGCAGCACCTGAGCCGGGAGGAGCGGAGGCGACGGCGACGCGCCACGGCCAAGTACCGCACAGCCCACGCCACGCGGGAGCGCATCCGCGTGGAGGCCTTCAACATGGCCTTCGCGGAGCTGCGCAAGCTCCTGCCCACGCTGCCGCCCGACAAGAAGCTCTCCAAGATCGAGATCCTCCGCCTGGCCATCTGCTACATCTCCTACCTGAACCACGTGCTGGATGTTTGAGCCGGCCAGCTTGcggctgtctgtctgtctgtccgtcccGTCCGTCCGTCTCCAACC
Protein-coding regions in this window:
- the NHLH1 gene encoding helix-loop-helix protein 1, which gives rise to MLNSEQTELDLPPAHSEPESVFSDCGRVGSAEESGVSLCPQPRGAEQAEAVKKDLQHLSREERRRRRRATAKYRTAHATRERIRVEAFNMAFAELRKLLPTLPPDKKLSKIEILRLAICYISYLNHVLDV